CCTCCGATCGGCATCACGAACATGATCCCATAGATCATCGCCAGACCAAAGGTTGCATAGAACAATACCAATGGCATTGATCCGAGATCTTTCGGCACCACATTATCCAGATTGGGATCAGGCCTGGGTTCCACCGTAGCCACCACCACAATCAGATAAGCAGAAAGGGCCAGCACGGCCGTGAGCATAACAAGATTGAAAATATGTTGTCCTTTGAAAGAAAAATCTTTGATCTTACCATTCAGTTTACCCCAGGCGATCATACTTCCGGCAAATGAAACGGTACCGATCACCAGCCCTGCAAAAATGGTCAGCAGTGTTTCGATTGGAACAGGACGCGTCAACACTGCATCCTGGATCACTTCACCTGCTTCGTAAGATTGCACGATCTTGTCCAGGTATCCCATTTTCGCAAAATGCCCGAACTCTATCATGGAGATAAGCGCGGCGCAGGCGCCTCCCATTCCATTGAAGAGGCTCACCATTTCCGGCATGGCAGTCATCTTCACTTTTTTGGCGGCAAGCGTTCCCACGATACCTCCAATGAGGAGGCCACCAAAGATCCATCCGTAGTTATGTAGTTTGTTGCCTTCGTCGTCACGATATAAAAAGATAGTTCCCACAATGGCCAGCCCCATACCGAAAGCCGCCACCAGGTTGCCTTTTCGCGCAGATGCGGGATGGCTCAGCATTTTGAGGCCGATGATGAAAGTAACGGAAGCTATCAGGTAAATAAGCGTGAGTATGTTTATTTCCAACATGTGTAGTCCGGTTCAGTTGTTTACAATCTACTTCTGAGCTTTTTTATTCTTGAACATTTCCAGCATCCTGTCTGTGACCACAAAACCTCCCACCACATTGAGTGTTCCCAGTACCACAGCGAGGAAGCCGAGTATCAGGGCCACGTAATTGTCGGACTCCGCCTTGCCCATCACAATGATGGCGCCGATGATCACCACACCGTGAATGGCATTGGCGCCACTCATGAGCGGAGTATGCAGCACGCTGGGCACACGGCCGATCACTTCGATTCCCACAAACACCATCAGGATCACGATGTAGATCATCTGCTGATTGATGGCTATCCAGTTGAAGACTGATTCCATATCTGAATACGTTTATTAGTTTGAAACTTTTACCCTTTCATGCACAACCTGTCCATCATGAGTGATGCAGGCGCCTTTCACCAGTTCATCTTCCCAGTTCAGATTGATAGCGCCTTCTTTACTGATGATCAGTTGTAAGAAATTAAGAATATTCTTTCCGTACAATTTGCTGGCATCGGAAGGCATGCCTGCCTGCAGGTTACTGTCGCCGATGATGCGTACGCCTTTGTACTGAACGGTTTCATTATTTTTTGTAACAGGGGTATTGCCTCCGGTAGCTGCGGCCAGATCGATAATAACAGATCCGTTGCGCATACTGGAGAGCATGGCTTCAGAGATCAGGATGGGCGCTTTTTTGCCGGGGATCTGCGCTGTGGTAACAACGATATCAGCTTTGGCAATGCTCTGCGCAATCCGATCTTCCTGTTTCTTTTTATATTCTTCTGTCTGTTCAACTGCATAACCACCTGCCTTGCTGGCATCGGCGGCTCCTTCCACTTCAATGAATTTGGCGCCAAGGCTCATCACTTCTTCCTTCACTGCAGGACGTGTATCGAACACTTCCACTACTGCACCGAGGCGGCGGGCTGTTGCAACGGCCTGCAATCCTGCAACGCCTGCTCCCAGGATCAGGATCTTTGCGGGAGCGATGCTTCCTGCCGCAGTCATGAACATGGGAAAATAACGGCCATAGCTATTCGCAGCCAGCAACACGGCTTTGTAGCCGGCGATATTGGCCTGCGAGCTCAGCACATCCATGCTTTGCGCACGGGTGGTACGGGGCAGCATATCCAAACTGAACGTAGTGAGGCCTGCCTGTGCCCATTGCTGCATCACAGCAGGAGCAAAGAGCGGCTGGTACACACCGATAATGATTTTTGAAGAGATAGATTCCTGGAGGGGATGGATGGCCAGGAGGATATCCGACTGTTGGATCACCTCCCCGCGGGATTTTACCTGTGCTCCCGCATTTGTATAATCTTCATCCTGGCTATATGCTTTTTCTCCGGCGCCCTGCTCTGTGAGTACCGTTATCCCTTTTTTAGTGAGGGTTGCCACGGCTTCGGGCAACAGGGATACACGGGTTTCGGAGGCCGGTTCTTTTAAAATTCCGATCGTCATATTCCTCAGTTATGGGTTCAAGATAGTGAAAAATCCGCCTAAAATCGAATGGTAAAATGTTGCTTCACTTTGAATTCCTCGCGGAAGAAAACGATGCCAACAAAAAAGAGGTCGATGCTCATACGCACCTGGGGATGGGCCTTGATTGCCTCCCAGGCGGCCTCCATTTCTGCGCTCCAGTGAATATCATCCAGCACGATCATGGAAAAATTATGTGTTTGCGGCAGTATCTGGTTGAAATAACGCAGTGTAGGCTCCTTGCGGTGGTTACCATCGATGAAGGCCATGTCTACAACAGGCATACTGGCGAGCATTTCAGAAAGGGTATCGTCGAAATTACCTTCCACCAGTTCCACAAAGGGCAGGTTCATGTCGTGGAAATTGAGCGTGGCTTCTGCAGCGATGGCATTGCTCCCCTCTCCTGTTATCACGTATGCATGCGGGTTGGCCATTGCCATATAGCAGGTAGAGATGCCGAGGGAAGTGCCCAGTTCCAGGATGGTTTCGGGTTGATAGTAATTCACCAAACGGAACAGGAGTTGCGCATATTTGGGAGGCTTGGCCGCATGTTTGGCAATGGAGCTGATGCTTCGGCTCTGTGTTTTGGAAACCGTGGAGCCGGCGCCCAGGTCTTCCACTTCTATCACGGCCTGTTCAGCCAGTAGTTCCTGCCGGAGTGCTTCCACTTTATCGTAGGCGGGGTAATGCTTGTTGTCGTTCAGTACATGGGCGATGAATTCATATACGAAAGGGGAATGAACACCATGGCCCTTTCCATTCATGGCAGTGAGGTAGTAACGGATAAATTTTTGTGCTAGTTGCCAGCGCGAATACATGCAAATCTTACTAAGAATTGATTCAATATGGTATCAGTGGATTTCTCAATAACCGGGTGGGCTGGGTTACTATCACAGGTGACCGATGCTGGTAACAGCATTATTTCCTGCGCCAAATTTGAAAACTGTAGGCGTAAATATGTTTCTCATCGGGTTCAAAATCCTGGTGCCATTCCATTTCCCATTCTGCCGGGCTCAGTTCAGGGAAAAAAGCATCTCCTTCTATAACGGTATGAACGCGTGTCAGCACGATCTTTTGTGCCATTGGCAGGGCCAGTTTGAAGATCTCTCCCCCACCTATCACAAAAGACTCCCTGGCATCGGTATCCGCCGCAACTTTCAGGGCCTCTTCCAGGCTGGGCGTTACGATCACGCCCCCGGCTTTCCAGTCTGCCTGGCGGGTGATCACGATATTGGTCCTTCCCGCTAATGGCTTTCCCAGACTCTCGTACGTCTTTCTGCCCATGATCACCGGAAATCCCCAGGTGGTGTTCTTGAAGAATTTCATATCGTTGGGCAGGCTCCAGAGTAACTGGTTGTCTTTTCCAATTACATTGTTTTCAGAAGCAGCCACGGCAAATGAGATGATCATATATCCTTTCTGGTGAGTGATGAGCTGAATATAAGGCCAGCGAAACTACAATATTAATTTGGAAATTATATCGCAACAGGAGCCTTGATGCCCGGATGGCTCTGATAGTTCTCCAGACTGAAGTCTTCGAAGCTGAAACTGAAGAGATCCTTCACTTCTGGGTTCAGTTTCATCTGCGGCAGCGGGAATGGGGTCCTGGTCAGTTGCAATGCAGCCTGTTCACGGTGATTATTGTACAGGTGTACATCGCCGAAAGTATGCACAAAAGTGCCGGGCTCCATATCGCAGACCTGTGCAATCATCATGGTGAGTAATGCATAGGACGCTGTGTTGAAAGGCACGCCCAGGAAAACATCGGCAGAGCGCTGGTACAACTGGCAGCTCAGTTTAGGTTTGCCGCCATTCACTGCAGGCTCCACGTAAAACTGGAAAAGAGCATGACAGGGCATGAGCGCCATCTCAGGCAGTTCTGCCACATTCCAGGCGCTGACAATGATACGGCGACTATCAGGATTTGTTTTCAACTGTTTCAGAACGTCTTTGATCTGATCGAAGGTTTTGCCGTCAGCGCCGGCCCAGCTTCTCCATTGTTTGCCGTATACCGGACCGAGATCACCATTTTCATTGGCCCACTCGTCCCAGATACTCACGCCATGATCCTTGAGATATTTGATATTGGTATCCCCCTGGAGGAACCAAAGTAATTCGTAGATGATACTCTTGAGGTGCAATTTCTTGGTGGTCACCATGGGGAAGCCTTCACTGAGATCGAAACGCATCTGGTAACCAAAATAACTGGTAGTGCCGGTTCCCGTCCGGTCTGTTTTGGACACGCCTTTGTCCATGATCAGGCGCAGTAAGTCCAGGTATTGTTGCATAGGCGCAAGTTAATAAAAAATGGATTCCGTGAAATTTTTTACCTTTTGGGTGATCTTTGCCTGGTTTCTGGCACCAGTATATAAAACCCTGTGTTCATATGGCAACAATTTCAGAACAGGAAATGTTGAGGATCTACCGGGAAACCTTTCCCGCCGTGGCTTTGATGGTGCGCAACCTGGGTGGAAACCTGGAGTCTGCGAAGGACCTCTTTCATGATGCCCTCGTTATTTACTGCGAAAAGCAAAGCGCCGGCAGCCTGGAAATTAACGTTTCCGAAAGATCTTATCTCAAAGGCATTGTCCGCAACCTCTGGAACCGGCAATTCAGGAACCGCCTTTTCACCACTTCCCTCGATGAATCGGATGAGGAAGAAATGTATTACGAAGAGAACCGTCAGAGCGAATCCCTGCTTTCCACTTCCCTGCTCCGGTTCCTTCAGACAGCCGGGAAAAAATGCATGCAATTGCTGCAGGCCTATTATTACGATCAGCAAAACATGCAGGAGATATCTGAACAGTTCCATTTTTCTTCCGCCCGTTCCGCTACCGTGCAGAAATTTAAATGTCTCGAAAAATTAAGGGAACAATTAAAAACATCGGCCCTGTATGAGGAAAGCTTTGCATGATATGGAACAGGCCGAACGCTTCCTCCATCACCAAATGGATGAGGAAGAGAAGAAAGCATTTGCCGTGCGCCTGCTTACGGAACCTGATCTGCACGAACAGGTAACGCTGCAGCAATACAGTTATCGCCTGATCCGATACCAGGCGCGACAGGAAAAAAAGAAACAACTGGAAAAAATCCACCACACACTCATGCAGGACCCGCAATTCAAACAGATCCTGCACCAAATCTTCCCGTAACATGCCAATCATACCAACGGTCATAGACACCACCACGCGTGGCGCCTATGATATCTACAGCCTATTGCTGAAGGAAAGGATCATTTTTCTCGGCACTGCCATCGACGACAATGTGGCCAATCTCATTGTGGCCCAACTGCTGTACCTCGACAGTGAGAACCATCAACCCATCAGTTTGTACATCCACTCCCCCGGCGGCGTGATCTATGCCGGCTTTGCCATCTATGATACCATGAAGATTCTGAAGTCGCCCGTGAGCACCATTGCAGTGGGATTCAGCGGAAGCATGGGCACAGTTCTCCTCACTGCCGGATCGAAAGGCCAACGCTATGCCCTCCCTCACGCTACCGTGCACATGCATCCTGCCGGTGGCGGAGCACAGGGTTACACAGAAGATGTGCGCATCGCTTACCAGGAACAGGAAAGGTTACAGGACCAACTGTTTTATGTAATCGCTAAAAACACCGGTCATTCCTATGAAGAAATTGAATCGATGTACAGAAGGGACAAATTCATGAATGCTGAAGAAGCAAAAGAATATGGATTGATAGATGAGATACTGGGTGATGCGGAAGACCTTGCAGCCATCCGCAACCTGCAGAAATCCTTTTCTCCTGTCGGGTTCAGGAAACACGGAAAATGATTGCAGGAAATCATACTACGCTTTATCGCTGTTAATAACGGCTAGCAGTATACGATTCTCCGCAACCTTCGATATAACCTGTCCTCGATATTTTCAATCCATCACCGGTAATGTCAAAAGTGATGGATTCAGATGGCGCTGAACTGGTAACAGGTCTCAGCAACCTGATCTTTTTATTGCCAGAAACCTCATATTTAATAAAACCCAGATAAGTTGTGATATTCGACCTGAAACTTCCATCAGATCTAAAATCCACATAAAAACTATCCGCAGGGGCTGGTTCTGTTATATCCGGCCCCCGCCGGGATTGATCCATGTCTCCACCAGCCTCCATCTGCCATTGAGTGGCTGATTGTTCGATTTGCTACAGGCAAAAGCAATAAGCAATAACAGGCCAACTGCCAGGAAGGGTTTTCGCATACAGTCAATTTGAAAATTGACAGTGCCGTAATGCTTACAGTTGCTTCCCCTTTCCAAAAAAACGAAAAATTCCGCCTGAGCTGTACAAAATAAGAGCCGGAACGCCGATAATACAAAAACCTGCGCCAGGTACATTTGACCATGGCACAGGTTCGGGCTACTATATCAGGATCTTTTGTCCGGAGATCAGGTACAGAAAAAGAAAAAAGGATAAGGTGGAGAGTTGCCAGGATAAGGGCATCTTCATGTTCAGCAATCCTGGCGCAAAAAAGGATTGCGGGAACATGGGTTGGAGCGTTGCGGGGAAATAGATCAGGCTGTTTCCTTGGATTTTTCAGTCACCGCTTCCGCTGCCGGAATTTCCAATGGTAAAGGTTCCTGACCTTGCTGCCATTGCATCCAGCCGGCATTGAGGGACCGGGCCAGTTCACTATAGATGCGGACCAGCAGGTTGCTGCTGAGTTCCAGTTTGCTCTCAAGTTCTTTTGCTTTCTGTTGCTCTTTCAGCAGATCATCTCTCAAACCATCCATCACCTGCTGACGGGAGTCGATATCAGTGCGCAGCGTTTGATGCTCGTCCTGCATATTGCGGAGACTGCTTTCCAGCTGGTTCACCAGCAGTGTCTTTTCTTCTATCTGTTGCTGCTGCACCTGTTTTTCCTGCTGACTGATCTGCGCAGTAGCGCGCCACTCGATGGCTTCCTCACTGATCTTCGTTATTTCACTTTGCTTTTCTGTAAGCTCTTCTGATAATACCTGGATGCGGTACTCGAATGAGGCGCTTTTATCCTTCATCTCACGGAGATGGTTAGCTGCTTCATCGGCCTTTCTTTCCAGCTGATGAAAATTCTTTATCCGCTGTTCCAGTTGTTGCTGCAGGAAATCGACCTGCAGCTTTTTTTCCTGCGCCAGGTCCTGCAGGTACTCACCTTCTGTGAGCCTGTTCTTCAACAGGTTATTCTCTTCCTCGGTCTTTGCAAGCAGTTCTTCCAGCACAGTGATCCGCTGGGCATCGATAGAAACTGCATCGGATGGGATTTTGGATTTTGAAGCGGGAGCCTGCTGCTGAAGCGCAGCAAATTTATTTTGTAGTTTTTCATTTTCTGTTCGGAGTGCAGCAAGATCAGCCACCAGCTGATCTTTCTCCTGGCGGTGCTGGCCACCCAGCTCATCCACCTGCTGCGAGAAACAGGCTTGTAGTTTTTCGATCTCAGCTTTCGCATTCACTACGGCCTGCTCAGCATCACGCAACTGCTGCTGCAGTTTTTCCTTCTCTTGTGTTGAAAGTGGTTTTTCATCACCTTCATTGGAATGCTTGCCGTTATAGGCCTTGTTGCGGAGATCTTCATATTTGAATTCCAGCTCTTTGTAATCCTCTTTGAGAGTGGCATAATCTTCCTTATACCGGCGAACTTCAGCCTCATACTTTTTGAGCAGGGTGGTATTATCAGGATTGGAACTGGCAAGCCAATCAGGCAATGGCTCCGAAGAAACAGGACCAGTACCGGCGGAACTCCCTGCCAGCGCCAGTTTCCATTCGGAAGCATCGAGCAGCGGGTGGCCCGTGTCAGCCTCTGCAGGCTTTTTCCGGCGACGATAATGCAGATAGATAGTCATTCCTACGGCTACTACAGTTAATGGCACAGCAATCCATAACACAATTTGCAAAAACTGTTTGAACTCGTAGAGCGATACGAGCAGTAAGGACATCATCAGGTTGAAATTTTTTACGTAGAGTTATTCCATCATTCTTAGAGAGTCAGCGCCTTCTGT
This portion of the Pseudobacter ginsenosidimutans genome encodes:
- a CDS encoding NAD(P) transhydrogenase subunit alpha, which codes for MESVFNWIAINQQMIYIVILMVFVGIEVIGRVPSVLHTPLMSGANAIHGVVIIGAIIVMGKAESDNYVALILGFLAVVLGTLNVVGGFVVTDRMLEMFKNKKAQK
- a CDS encoding NAD(P) transhydrogenase subunit alpha, translated to MTIGILKEPASETRVSLLPEAVATLTKKGITVLTEQGAGEKAYSQDEDYTNAGAQVKSRGEVIQQSDILLAIHPLQESISSKIIIGVYQPLFAPAVMQQWAQAGLTTFSLDMLPRTTRAQSMDVLSSQANIAGYKAVLLAANSYGRYFPMFMTAAGSIAPAKILILGAGVAGLQAVATARRLGAVVEVFDTRPAVKEEVMSLGAKFIEVEGAADASKAGGYAVEQTEEYKKKQEDRIAQSIAKADIVVTTAQIPGKKAPILISEAMLSSMRNGSVIIDLAAATGGNTPVTKNNETVQYKGVRIIGDSNLQAGMPSDASKLYGKNILNFLQLIISKEGAINLNWEDELVKGACITHDGQVVHERVKVSN
- a CDS encoding O-methyltransferase produces the protein MYSRWQLAQKFIRYYLTAMNGKGHGVHSPFVYEFIAHVLNDNKHYPAYDKVEALRQELLAEQAVIEVEDLGAGSTVSKTQSRSISSIAKHAAKPPKYAQLLFRLVNYYQPETILELGTSLGISTCYMAMANPHAYVITGEGSNAIAAEATLNFHDMNLPFVELVEGNFDDTLSEMLASMPVVDMAFIDGNHRKEPTLRYFNQILPQTHNFSMIVLDDIHWSAEMEAAWEAIKAHPQVRMSIDLFFVGIVFFREEFKVKQHFTIRF
- a CDS encoding dihydrofolate reductase produces the protein MIISFAVAASENNVIGKDNQLLWSLPNDMKFFKNTTWGFPVIMGRKTYESLGKPLAGRTNIVITRQADWKAGGVIVTPSLEEALKVAADTDARESFVIGGGEIFKLALPMAQKIVLTRVHTVIEGDAFFPELSPAEWEMEWHQDFEPDEKHIYAYSFQIWRRK
- a CDS encoding thymidylate synthase, which codes for MQQYLDLLRLIMDKGVSKTDRTGTGTTSYFGYQMRFDLSEGFPMVTTKKLHLKSIIYELLWFLQGDTNIKYLKDHGVSIWDEWANENGDLGPVYGKQWRSWAGADGKTFDQIKDVLKQLKTNPDSRRIIVSAWNVAELPEMALMPCHALFQFYVEPAVNGGKPKLSCQLYQRSADVFLGVPFNTASYALLTMMIAQVCDMEPGTFVHTFGDVHLYNNHREQAALQLTRTPFPLPQMKLNPEVKDLFSFSFEDFSLENYQSHPGIKAPVAI
- a CDS encoding RNA polymerase sigma factor translates to MATISEQEMLRIYRETFPAVALMVRNLGGNLESAKDLFHDALVIYCEKQSAGSLEINVSERSYLKGIVRNLWNRQFRNRLFTTSLDESDEEEMYYEENRQSESLLSTSLLRFLQTAGKKCMQLLQAYYYDQQNMQEISEQFHFSSARSATVQKFKCLEKLREQLKTSALYEESFA
- a CDS encoding ATP-dependent Clp protease proteolytic subunit: MPIIPTVIDTTTRGAYDIYSLLLKERIIFLGTAIDDNVANLIVAQLLYLDSENHQPISLYIHSPGGVIYAGFAIYDTMKILKSPVSTIAVGFSGSMGTVLLTAGSKGQRYALPHATVHMHPAGGGAQGYTEDVRIAYQEQERLQDQLFYVIAKNTGHSYEEIESMYRRDKFMNAEEAKEYGLIDEILGDAEDLAAIRNLQKSFSPVGFRKHGK
- a CDS encoding coiled-coil domain-containing protein — translated: MMSLLLVSLYEFKQFLQIVLWIAVPLTVVAVGMTIYLHYRRRKKPAEADTGHPLLDASEWKLALAGSSAGTGPVSSEPLPDWLASSNPDNTTLLKKYEAEVRRYKEDYATLKEDYKELEFKYEDLRNKAYNGKHSNEGDEKPLSTQEKEKLQQQLRDAEQAVVNAKAEIEKLQACFSQQVDELGGQHRQEKDQLVADLAALRTENEKLQNKFAALQQQAPASKSKIPSDAVSIDAQRITVLEELLAKTEEENNLLKNRLTEGEYLQDLAQEKKLQVDFLQQQLEQRIKNFHQLERKADEAANHLREMKDKSASFEYRIQVLSEELTEKQSEITKISEEAIEWRATAQISQQEKQVQQQQIEEKTLLVNQLESSLRNMQDEHQTLRTDIDSRQQVMDGLRDDLLKEQQKAKELESKLELSSNLLVRIYSELARSLNAGWMQWQQGQEPLPLEIPAAEAVTEKSKETA